A genome region from Hymenobacter tibetensis includes the following:
- the rlmN gene encoding 23S rRNA (adenine(2503)-C(2))-methyltransferase RlmN encodes MIDLPVVSKRDIRKISPDELKTFMVEHGEKPFRAKQVSEWLWKNTASSFEEMNNISLATRQLLAQHFVINGVTVQNKQLSNDGTIKSAFKLYDGNVVEGVLIPHDTRMTACISSQVGCSLTCKFCATGYMDRKRNLDAAEIYDQVVRIKEQCEAEYGTPLTNIVYMGMGEPLLNYANVVKSIERITAPDGLNMAPRRITVSTAGIAKMIKKLADDEVKANLALSLHAPNDAKRNEIMPINEANSLAALKEALQYYHQKTGRKVTYEYIVFENFNDTLQDAEELLQISKWLPCKVNLIEYNPIENADYRNTGEAKLMAFLKYLADRGVQTNLRRSRGKDIDAACGQLAVKEKSEAA; translated from the coding sequence ATGATTGACCTGCCAGTAGTTTCCAAACGCGACATCCGCAAAATCAGCCCCGACGAGCTGAAAACCTTTATGGTAGAGCACGGCGAAAAACCGTTTCGTGCCAAGCAGGTAAGCGAATGGCTGTGGAAGAATACGGCCTCCTCCTTCGAGGAGATGAACAATATTTCGCTGGCTACCCGCCAGCTCCTGGCCCAGCACTTCGTGATTAACGGCGTGACGGTGCAGAACAAGCAGCTCTCCAACGACGGCACTATCAAGTCGGCCTTTAAGCTCTATGATGGCAACGTGGTGGAAGGCGTGCTCATTCCGCACGATACCCGCATGACGGCCTGCATCAGCTCGCAGGTAGGTTGCTCACTTACGTGCAAGTTCTGTGCTACCGGCTACATGGACCGCAAGCGCAACCTTGACGCCGCCGAAATCTACGACCAGGTGGTGCGCATCAAAGAGCAGTGCGAAGCCGAATACGGTACGCCGCTTACCAACATCGTGTACATGGGCATGGGCGAGCCGTTGCTTAACTACGCCAACGTGGTGAAAAGCATCGAGCGTATCACCGCCCCCGACGGCTTGAACATGGCCCCACGCCGCATTACGGTGAGTACGGCTGGCATCGCCAAGATGATCAAGAAGCTGGCCGATGACGAGGTGAAGGCTAATCTGGCGTTGAGCCTACACGCCCCGAACGATGCCAAGCGCAACGAAATCATGCCCATCAACGAAGCCAATTCGTTGGCCGCGTTGAAAGAAGCCCTGCAGTACTACCACCAGAAAACCGGCCGCAAAGTAACTTACGAGTACATTGTGTTCGAGAACTTCAACGACACACTGCAGGACGCTGAAGAGCTGCTCCAAATTTCCAAGTGGCTGCCGTGCAAGGTGAACCTGATTGAGTATAACCCCATCGAAAATGCCGACTACCGCAATACGGGTGAGGCGAAACTGATGGCGTTCCTGAAGTACCTCGCCGACCGAGGCGTGCAAACCAACCTGCGCCGCAGCCGCGGTAAGGACATCGATGCCGCCTGCGGGCAACTAGCCGTGAAAGAAAAGTCTGAAGCCGCATAA
- the lpcA gene encoding D-sedoheptulose 7-phosphate isomerase: protein MAVQLTDLIQAELRQAHTVLEQFIADPATAQVVEKAARTIATSLQQGGKILSCGNGGSLCDAQHFAEELSGRYRQDRQPLAAIALTEASHMSCVANDYGFEFVFSRFVQALGRPGDVLLAISTSGNSPNILRAVEAAKAAGMQVISLTGKDGGALASLSDVEIRAPHQGFADRIQEIHIKVIHILILLVEELVVKQTA from the coding sequence ATGGCTGTACAGCTCACTGACCTTATCCAAGCCGAACTGCGGCAAGCTCACACTGTATTAGAACAGTTTATTGCTGATCCGGCCACTGCGCAAGTGGTGGAAAAAGCAGCCCGCACCATCGCAACTAGCTTGCAGCAAGGCGGCAAAATCCTTAGCTGCGGCAACGGGGGCAGCCTCTGCGACGCGCAGCATTTTGCCGAAGAGCTTAGTGGCCGCTACCGCCAAGACCGCCAACCACTGGCCGCCATTGCCCTAACCGAAGCTTCGCATATGAGCTGCGTAGCCAATGACTACGGGTTTGAGTTTGTTTTCAGCCGTTTCGTGCAAGCCTTGGGCCGCCCTGGCGATGTGCTTTTGGCTATCAGCACTAGCGGCAATTCGCCGAACATTTTGCGTGCTGTAGAGGCTGCCAAGGCCGCTGGCATGCAGGTAATTAGCTTAACTGGCAAAGACGGTGGTGCTCTTGCCTCCCTGAGCGACGTGGAAATTCGGGCCCCGCACCAAGGCTTTGCCGACCGCATTCAGGAGATACACATCAAAGTGATTCACATCCTCATTTTGCTCGTTGAAGAGTTGGTAGTAAAGCAAACAGCCTAA
- a CDS encoding bifunctional heptose 7-phosphate kinase/heptose 1-phosphate adenyltransferase, producing the protein MIESLPSLLEKLSEARVLVIGDVMLDHYVWGDIHRISPEAPVPVVNATRDTYTAGGAANVALNLANLGVQTSILGHYSPDEAGLRLQQILTQSGVELIRPRQFSEAPTIIKTRVIVRSQQLCRIDREASPERYCIDAAPDFELMLDAALANVDAVIISDYAKGVVTQSLVERLLQEAERRPDLLIALDPKPSRRLAFRGVGLLTPNLSEAFELAGLTEPRHTENYPLADICRHIHETYDPQLLILTLGARGMAICNEGKIIEHLPTVAREVYDVSGAGDTVIATLTAALAVNASPSQAARLANAAAGCVVSHMGTVPIVLDELTRWLTQAPEVEKLA; encoded by the coding sequence ATGATTGAATCCCTGCCCTCGCTACTCGAAAAACTCAGTGAAGCCCGAGTACTGGTAATCGGTGATGTAATGCTCGATCATTACGTTTGGGGAGATATACACCGTATATCTCCGGAAGCGCCCGTGCCCGTGGTGAATGCAACGCGTGATACCTACACCGCCGGTGGTGCCGCCAACGTGGCCCTTAACCTAGCTAACCTGGGGGTGCAGACCTCTATCCTGGGGCACTACTCGCCAGATGAGGCTGGCCTTCGGCTACAACAGATTCTAACCCAGAGCGGCGTGGAGTTAATTCGTCCGCGCCAGTTTTCCGAGGCTCCCACCATCATCAAAACCCGCGTTATCGTGCGCAGTCAGCAGCTGTGCCGCATCGACCGAGAAGCCTCTCCGGAGCGCTACTGCATCGATGCCGCTCCCGATTTCGAGCTGATGCTTGATGCTGCCCTGGCCAACGTGGATGCTGTCATCATATCCGACTATGCCAAAGGCGTGGTTACGCAGTCATTGGTAGAGCGGCTCCTGCAAGAAGCTGAGCGCCGGCCCGACCTGCTTATTGCCCTCGACCCCAAGCCTTCCCGCCGGCTTGCTTTCCGCGGCGTGGGCTTGCTAACGCCCAACCTATCCGAGGCGTTCGAGCTGGCTGGCCTTACCGAGCCCCGGCACACCGAGAACTACCCGTTGGCCGATATTTGCCGCCACATCCACGAAACCTACGACCCGCAGCTGCTCATCCTCACGCTTGGAGCCCGAGGAATGGCCATTTGCAACGAAGGCAAGATTATCGAGCACCTGCCCACCGTAGCGCGGGAAGTGTATGACGTGTCGGGTGCCGGCGATACCGTAATAGCCACGCTAACGGCTGCGCTGGCCGTTAATGCATCGCCTTCTCAGGCAGCTCGCCTGGCCAATGCGGCGGCTGGGTGCGTGGTTTCGCACATGGGTACTGTGCCGATTGTGCTGGATGAGCTTACGCGGTGGCTAACCCAAGCCCCCGAAGTGGAGAAGCTTGCCTAA
- a CDS encoding glycosyltransferase family 9 protein, producing MALPCFHKVRDSFPDANITLLTNQPIMAKAAPLQAVLGNEYFFDRVLAYPVGTRNPLVLLSLIQKIRALHIDTVVNLTAARTKKSVLRDQLFFRAAGAKRLIGFPSTPEDFGVTDPVTGEQEWEALKLARRLEELGPVALDDSHYWDMRLTVAERNVAAEALADFSPHSPMLAISIGTKLQANNWGNENWIALMQQLRTTLPGWQLVTLGAAEEAAFSDTLLQAWGGVGRNLCGKMSPRESAAVLQQASLFIGHDSGPIHLAACVDTPCVGIFAARNLPRQWYPRGANNQIIYHRVECAGCGLETCIVQQKKCILSITVAEVQQAVQKIVSTHQPRMLPTA from the coding sequence ATGGCATTGCCTTGTTTTCATAAGGTCCGGGATTCCTTTCCAGATGCCAACATTACCTTACTGACCAACCAGCCAATCATGGCCAAAGCGGCGCCGCTGCAGGCCGTATTAGGTAACGAATACTTTTTTGATCGGGTGCTGGCCTACCCCGTCGGGACGCGCAATCCGCTGGTGCTATTATCCTTGATCCAGAAAATCAGGGCTTTGCACATCGACACCGTAGTGAACCTGACGGCGGCTCGCACCAAAAAGTCGGTGCTGCGCGACCAGTTGTTCTTCCGGGCCGCCGGTGCCAAGCGGCTGATTGGGTTTCCAAGCACGCCCGAGGATTTTGGCGTGACGGACCCCGTAACGGGCGAGCAGGAGTGGGAGGCGTTGAAGCTAGCCCGCCGGCTCGAGGAGCTTGGCCCCGTGGCGCTCGATGACTCGCACTACTGGGACATGCGCCTGACGGTGGCCGAGCGCAACGTGGCCGCAGAAGCCCTGGCAGATTTTTCGCCGCACAGTCCGATGCTGGCTATCAGCATCGGGACCAAGCTGCAGGCCAACAACTGGGGCAACGAGAACTGGATAGCCCTGATGCAGCAGCTCAGAACCACGCTACCCGGCTGGCAGCTCGTGACGCTGGGAGCCGCCGAGGAAGCCGCCTTTTCCGATACCCTGCTCCAAGCGTGGGGTGGCGTAGGCCGCAACCTGTGCGGCAAAATGTCGCCCCGTGAATCGGCGGCCGTGTTGCAGCAGGCTAGCCTGTTCATTGGGCACGACAGTGGACCTATCCACTTAGCGGCCTGTGTCGATACCCCGTGCGTAGGCATATTTGCGGCCCGCAACCTGCCGCGCCAGTGGTATCCGCGGGGAGCGAACAACCAGATTATCTACCACAGAGTGGAGTGCGCGGGCTGTGGTCTGGAAACCTGCATCGTGCAACAAAAGAAGTGTATCCTGTCCATCACCGTTGCTGAGGTACAGCAGGCTGTTCAGAAGATTGTAAGCACCCATCAACCCAGGATGCTGCCTACTGCCTAG
- a CDS encoding YihY/virulence factor BrkB family protein produces MATHYRFSDILNTLKTTASEFISNNSFRHAAALSYYTIFSLPPLLIIVITAASSVYGAEAVTGQVYGQMKGLLGADSAKFLQDSIAEFTKQQKSGVAAIIGIGTLIFAATTFFVTLQESINDIWNLKVKPRNGIWQFVRDRLLSFGLILSVALLLLISFVISAVLSVFTGYLQQLLPEVTVVIIRLVDFALSLFITSLLFALIYRFLPDAIIRWRDVGIGAFITALLFLIGKYLIAFYIAESDPGSAFGAAGSAIVLLLWVNYSSLIIFFGAEFTQEFADAFGQKVQPKAHAVRIETREVPEGESNEEIATGRPRAVGRWKD; encoded by the coding sequence ATGGCTACTCACTACCGCTTCTCCGACATCCTCAACACGCTCAAGACAACGGCCAGCGAGTTCATATCCAACAATTCGTTTCGCCACGCCGCTGCCCTTTCCTACTACACCATTTTCTCATTGCCGCCGCTGCTGATTATTGTCATTACGGCGGCTAGCTCCGTGTATGGGGCCGAGGCCGTGACCGGGCAAGTATACGGTCAGATGAAAGGGCTACTAGGAGCCGATTCCGCTAAGTTTCTGCAAGACTCTATTGCCGAATTCACCAAGCAGCAAAAGAGCGGCGTAGCTGCTATAATCGGTATCGGTACACTAATTTTTGCGGCTACCACCTTCTTCGTGACGCTGCAGGAAAGCATCAACGACATCTGGAACTTGAAAGTGAAGCCGCGCAATGGTATCTGGCAGTTCGTCCGTGACCGGCTTTTGTCCTTCGGTCTTATTCTGAGTGTGGCTCTGCTGCTACTCATTTCATTTGTAATCAGCGCAGTACTAAGCGTGTTCACGGGTTATTTGCAACAATTACTGCCGGAAGTTACCGTCGTTATCATTCGCCTCGTCGATTTCGCATTGTCCTTGTTCATTACCTCGCTGCTGTTTGCCTTGATTTACCGCTTTCTGCCCGATGCCATTATTCGCTGGCGCGATGTGGGTATTGGAGCTTTTATCACGGCACTGCTATTCTTGATTGGCAAATACCTGATTGCGTTCTATATCGCCGAATCTGATCCGGGTTCAGCTTTCGGAGCAGCAGGCTCGGCTATTGTGCTATTGCTGTGGGTGAACTACTCGTCGCTGATTATTTTCTTCGGAGCCGAGTTTACGCAAGAGTTTGCTGATGCTTTTGGGCAGAAAGTGCAACCCAAGGCCCACGCCGTCCGCATCGAAACTCGTGAAGTGCCCGAAGGCGAATCCAACGAGGAAATTGCCACGGGCCGCCCTCGCGCTGTGGGCCGCTGGAAAGACTAA
- a CDS encoding DUF3891 family protein encodes MIVNYTAEGWQIIYQQAHGQLAAQLAWHWKPFGPSDRWVNTISAIAQHDDEQQNWDGHYGLTPAGAPANFTMKEFSLEQAQGVLHAARFQGRWRSLLTSMHMSKLYESMRGENTTIGPFLDEQQANQKRWLKELHLKQAEAQQAYDLMHWCDRLSLILCRHELPEMGRALEIYTGADGKRYDVLRPTEEGPITVQPWPFHSKQFTVSVEANLLSQLQFKDDAELAAALRAAPITTLIWEFKQ; translated from the coding sequence ATGATTGTAAATTACACGGCGGAAGGCTGGCAGATCATCTATCAGCAAGCGCACGGCCAGCTGGCGGCCCAACTAGCGTGGCACTGGAAGCCCTTCGGTCCCTCCGACCGGTGGGTGAATACGATTTCCGCCATAGCCCAGCACGACGACGAGCAACAAAACTGGGATGGGCACTATGGCCTGACCCCGGCCGGTGCGCCCGCCAACTTCACCATGAAAGAGTTTTCCTTGGAGCAAGCACAAGGTGTACTGCACGCCGCCCGCTTTCAGGGCCGGTGGCGCAGCTTGCTTACCAGCATGCATATGAGCAAGCTCTACGAAAGCATGCGGGGTGAAAACACGACTATAGGCCCCTTTCTAGACGAGCAGCAAGCGAACCAAAAACGCTGGCTGAAAGAGCTACACCTCAAACAAGCGGAAGCCCAACAAGCCTACGACCTCATGCACTGGTGCGACCGGCTCAGCTTGATTTTGTGCCGCCACGAGCTACCCGAAATGGGCCGCGCGCTGGAAATCTACACCGGTGCAGATGGCAAGCGCTACGACGTGCTGCGCCCCACCGAGGAGGGCCCCATTACGGTGCAGCCGTGGCCGTTTCACTCCAAGCAGTTCACCGTGAGCGTGGAAGCCAACTTGTTGAGCCAGCTGCAATTCAAAGACGACGCTGAATTAGCCGCCGCTTTGCGGGCAGCGCCCATCACTACCCTTATCTGGGAGTTCAAACAGTAA
- a CDS encoding NAD-dependent epimerase/dehydratase family protein, translating to MENTPRPATSHPDTILVIGAGGQLGLELTQELRQLYGATNVVAADVRAPQHEEVQQAGPFELLDVLDKPRLEEVIRHYKPKQVYHLAALLSATAEKNPKFGWQLNMDGLFNVLDASIDLGVKQVYWPSSIAVFGPDTPRQNTPQLTVMNPNTVYGISKLAGEQWCEWYFRKHGLDVRSLRYPGLIGYKSLPGGGTTDYAVDIYHKAVAGQSYECFLKADTYLPMMYMPDALKATLDLMHAPAEKLTVRSSYNLGAMSFSPAEITASIQRYYPDFHTTYQPDSRQQIADSWPASIDDTQARLDWSWQPEFSLDRMTDDMLLHLRQLIAEPAHAG from the coding sequence ATGGAAAATACCCCCCGCCCTGCCACCTCCCACCCCGACACTATTCTGGTAATAGGAGCCGGAGGACAACTTGGCTTGGAGCTAACCCAGGAGCTACGCCAGCTATATGGCGCCACCAACGTGGTAGCAGCCGATGTGCGGGCTCCCCAACACGAGGAAGTGCAGCAAGCGGGCCCCTTCGAACTACTGGATGTGCTCGACAAGCCCCGGCTGGAAGAAGTGATTCGCCATTACAAGCCCAAGCAAGTCTACCACTTGGCAGCTCTGCTATCGGCCACGGCCGAGAAGAACCCGAAATTCGGGTGGCAGCTAAACATGGACGGCCTATTCAACGTGCTGGACGCTTCCATCGACTTGGGCGTGAAGCAAGTGTATTGGCCTTCCTCTATTGCCGTATTCGGCCCCGATACGCCTCGCCAAAATACGCCCCAGCTAACGGTGATGAACCCAAACACGGTGTATGGCATCAGCAAGCTAGCCGGTGAGCAGTGGTGCGAGTGGTACTTCCGCAAGCACGGCCTCGATGTACGCAGCTTGCGCTACCCCGGCCTGATTGGCTACAAGAGCCTGCCCGGCGGCGGCACCACCGACTACGCTGTGGACATCTACCACAAAGCCGTGGCCGGCCAGTCCTATGAGTGCTTCCTGAAGGCGGACACCTACCTGCCGATGATGTACATGCCCGACGCGCTGAAGGCTACCCTGGATTTGATGCACGCGCCAGCTGAAAAACTTACGGTGCGCTCCAGCTACAACCTAGGCGCCATGAGCTTCTCGCCCGCAGAAATTACCGCCAGCATTCAGCGCTATTACCCCGATTTCCATACCACGTACCAGCCCGATTCACGCCAGCAGATTGCCGATTCCTGGCCCGCCAGCATCGACGACACCCAAGCCCGCCTCGATTGGAGCTGGCAACCGGAATTTAGTTTGGATAGAATGACGGATGATATGCTGCTGCACCTGCGCCAGCTGATAGCCGAGCCTGCGCACGCAGGATAA
- the kbl gene encoding glycine C-acetyltransferase → MYTTLQPDLEKQLQDIKDNGLYKKERVITSPQGAEITTQEGGEVLNFCANNYLGLSSHPEVIKAAKEAIDTHGYGMSSVRFICGTQDIHKQLEQKLAEFLGTEDTILYAAAFDANGGVFEPLFNEQDAIISDSLNHASIIDGVRLCKAQRYRYAHNDMADLEKQLQDAQAKGTRHRIIVTDGSFSMDGTIAQLDKICDLAEQYQALVMIDECHSMGFLGKTGRGTHEYRNVLGRVDIITGTLGKALGGAMGGFTSGRKEIIEMLRQRSRPYLFSNTLAPAIVGASLRVLELLTESTALRDQLEENTKYFRQKMTEAGFDIKPGEHPIVPVMLYDAKLSQEFAAKMLEKGIYVVGFYYPVVPQGQARIRVQLSAAHTREHLDKAINAFLEVGQELGTLKDRSAAKSEAGQVVTNTP, encoded by the coding sequence ATGTATACTACCCTCCAGCCCGACCTCGAAAAGCAGCTTCAGGATATCAAAGACAATGGTCTTTACAAAAAGGAGCGTGTGATTACCTCGCCGCAAGGTGCGGAAATTACAACCCAGGAGGGCGGCGAAGTGCTGAACTTCTGCGCCAACAACTACCTGGGCCTTTCCTCGCACCCCGAAGTAATCAAGGCGGCCAAAGAAGCCATTGACACCCACGGCTACGGCATGTCGTCGGTGCGCTTCATTTGCGGCACGCAGGATATCCATAAGCAGCTAGAGCAGAAGCTGGCCGAGTTCCTGGGCACCGAAGATACCATCCTCTATGCCGCTGCCTTCGATGCCAACGGGGGCGTATTCGAGCCGCTGTTCAATGAGCAGGACGCTATTATTTCCGACTCGCTTAACCATGCCAGCATCATTGACGGAGTGCGGCTCTGCAAAGCCCAGCGCTACCGCTACGCCCACAACGACATGGCCGACCTGGAAAAGCAACTTCAGGACGCGCAAGCCAAAGGCACCCGCCACCGCATTATCGTCACGGACGGCTCGTTCAGCATGGATGGCACCATCGCGCAGCTCGACAAAATCTGTGACCTGGCCGAGCAGTATCAGGCCCTGGTGATGATAGACGAATGCCACTCGATGGGCTTCCTGGGCAAAACCGGCCGGGGCACCCACGAGTATCGCAACGTGCTCGGCCGCGTCGACATCATCACGGGTACGCTCGGGAAGGCGCTGGGCGGAGCCATGGGCGGCTTCACCTCGGGCCGTAAAGAAATTATCGAGATGCTGCGGCAGCGTAGTCGGCCTTATTTGTTTTCCAATACGCTGGCCCCCGCCATTGTAGGCGCCTCGTTGCGGGTACTGGAACTGCTGACAGAAAGCACTGCCCTGCGCGACCAGTTAGAGGAAAACACCAAGTACTTCCGCCAGAAAATGACGGAAGCTGGCTTCGACATCAAGCCCGGTGAGCACCCCATTGTGCCCGTTATGCTCTACGACGCCAAACTCAGCCAGGAGTTTGCGGCCAAAATGCTGGAAAAAGGCATCTATGTAGTGGGTTTCTATTACCCCGTGGTGCCGCAGGGCCAGGCCCGCATTCGGGTGCAACTCAGCGCCGCCCACACCCGCGAGCACCTCGACAAGGCCATCAACGCTTTCCTGGAAGTAGGGCAGGAGCTCGGTACGCTCAAGGACCGCTCGGCCGCTAAGTCCGAAGCCGGCCAAGTGGTGACAAACACTCCCTAG